A genomic window from Hyla sarda isolate aHylSar1 chromosome 10, aHylSar1.hap1, whole genome shotgun sequence includes:
- the LOC130294263 gene encoding uncharacterized protein LOC130294263 isoform X2, giving the protein MENYHDSASSSASGFLSVPKLTGDDMYHVFISFSGEDSTWVEQLIQKLEATFPDIKICFHNRDFTPGKTIIENMTECIQRSQKILMVLSPDFVHSRWCLFEANLSMFQDCTSHKAIVPVMLKPCPMPLYLSHLTYLEAEDEQFYKKLCNRLLKTNAKETEDVLVHFQSSILYGGKHLLSLSAVNEDNEVCNGVFSNACVPDALKAVVKDPEIYKKAIRLINDTPPFEDVFKSIWTKVFLVIVFLPLALFTFGFSLANLTWSYFLHLPTCILPLGLAIFKAKYLEKNRTKKLVQNMSRRIGEANLLLAETSVLAGCASKSSLVFVFVSLKRCKDMFSIASGSDREMAKHMWQRAMIRYSSDYANCLAKKHFPCGDSRPPGHLVDGICFCQYVAIQIEQGHWP; this is encoded by the coding sequence ATGGAAAACTATCATGATTCAGCGAGCTCATCTGCTTCTGGTTTCCTCTCGGTCCCTAAGCTCACTGGGGATGACATGTACCACGTTTTCATCAGCTTCAGTGGAGAAGACTCTACATGGGTGGAGCAACTTATCCAAAAACTGGAGGCCACATTTCCAGATATTAAAATCTGTTTTCATAATCGGGACTTTACTCCAGGAAAGACGATCATAGAAAACATGACCGAGTGCATCCAGAGGAGTCAGAAAATTCTGATGGTGCTGAGCCCGGATTTTGTGCACAGTCGGTGGTGCCTCTTTGAAGCCAATCTCTCCATGTTCCAGGACTGTACGTCACATAAAGCCATTGTCCCTGTCATGCTGAAGCCGTGCCCGATGCCTCTATATCTCAGCCATTTAACTTACCTAGAAGCTGAAGACGAACAGTTCTACAAAAAACTGTGCAACAGGCTACTGAAGACTAATGCTAAGGAAACCGAAGACGTCCTGGTTCACTTCCAATCATCTATACTATATGGCGGAAAACATCTGCTCTCTCTGTCCGCAGTAAATGAAGATAATGAAGTTTGCAATGGAGTTTTCTCTAACGCTTGTGTGCCGGATGCTCTCAAAGCAGTTGTGAAAGACCCAGAAATATACAAGAAAGCTATTCGACTGATAAATGATACCCCGCCTTTCGAGGATGTCTTTAAGTCTATTTGGACTAAAGTGTTTCTTGTAATTGTCTTTTTACCACTCGCTCTTTTTACTTTTGGATTTTCATTAGCTAATTTAACTTGGTCTTACTTTTTACACTTACCTACATGTATTCTTCCATTAGGTCTTGCAATATTTAAAGCAAAGTATTTAGAAAAGAACAGGACTAAAAAGCTTGTCCAGAACATGAGCAGAAGAATTGGTGAAGCCAATCTACTCTTAGCCGAGACTTCAGTCCTCGCCGGTTGTGCTTCCAAGTCcagtttagtttttgtttttgtttctttaaaACGATGTAAAGATATGTTCTCTATTGCCTCCGGGTCTGATAGAGAAATGGCAAAACATATGTGGCAAAGAGCCATGATCAGATATTCATCGGATTACGCCAATTGTCTGGCCAAGAAACACTTTCCGTGCGGTGACTCCCGGCCTCCTGGACACTTAGTAGACGGTATCTGCTTCTGCCAGTATGTGGCCATACAAATAGAACAAGGGCACTGGCCGTAA
- the LOC130294267 gene encoding cytochrome c oxidase subunit NDUFA4-like — translation MIRTMLTHARKHPSLIPLFVFVGCGGVGSILYALRHTMTSPEVVWDKKNNPDPWAKNSPNYQYKLYNETIDYKNLKKEGPDY, via the exons ATGATCCGTACTATGCTCACCCATGCCCGGAAACACCCCAGT CTGATCCCCCTGTTCGTGTTTGTGGGGTGCGGTGGTGTCGGTTCCATCCTTTACGCTTTAAGACACACAATGACCAGCCCAGAAGTCGT ctgggACAAGAAGAACAACCCTGACCCCTGGGCCAAGAATAGCCCCAACTACCAGTACAAG ctctacaATGAGACGATCGACTACAAGAATCTGAAGAAGGAGGGTCCCGACTATTAA